One segment of Pseudomonas asgharzadehiana DNA contains the following:
- the ccmB gene encoding heme exporter protein CcmB codes for MSVFALLVAREARLLCRRPAELANPLVFFAIVIALFPLAVGPETKLLQTLSPGLVWVAALLSVLLSLDGLFRSDFEDGSLEQWVLSSHPLPLLVLAKVLAHWAFSGLALVLLSPLLAMMLGLPVECLPVLLLSLLLGTPVLSLLGAVGAALTVGLKRGGLLLALLILPLYIPVLILGSGALQAALMGMPATGYLLWLGSLTALAVTLTPFAIAAGLKISVGE; via the coding sequence ATGAGCGTATTCGCCTTGTTGGTCGCTCGCGAAGCGCGCCTGCTGTGCCGTCGTCCGGCCGAACTGGCCAACCCGCTGGTGTTCTTCGCCATCGTCATCGCGCTGTTCCCGTTGGCGGTCGGCCCTGAGACTAAACTGTTGCAAACCTTGTCTCCGGGGCTGGTGTGGGTGGCGGCGCTTTTATCGGTCCTGCTCTCGCTGGACGGGCTGTTTCGCAGTGATTTCGAAGACGGTTCCCTGGAGCAGTGGGTCCTTTCGTCGCACCCCTTGCCACTTCTGGTACTGGCCAAGGTACTGGCACACTGGGCTTTTTCCGGTTTGGCGCTAGTCTTGCTTTCGCCGCTGCTGGCCATGATGCTCGGCTTGCCCGTGGAGTGCCTGCCGGTATTGCTGCTGTCGTTGTTGCTCGGTACGCCGGTGCTCAGCCTGTTGGGGGCGGTGGGCGCAGCGTTGACCGTGGGTTTGAAGCGCGGCGGCCTATTGCTGGCCCTGTTGATTCTGCCTTTGTACATCCCGGTACTGATCCTCGGCAGCGGCGCTTTGCAAGCCGCGCTCATGGGCATGCCGGCGACCGGTTACCTCCTGTGGCTTGGCAGCCTGACCGCCCTGGCGGTAACCCTGACACCCTTTGCCATAG